One genomic window of Candidatus Eisenbacteria bacterium includes the following:
- a CDS encoding FG-GAP-like repeat-containing protein has protein sequence MISRAGLALILGCLALLMLVGQPEIDPAMALQCPLDSCNTGCTLTYWATSAPDRWYESQMPISYYVNENGAADCTGDEFAAVKRATTNWEQVIGSYWTTCYGGTTSRHSNADHAQPARDTVNVISWEDLGGGLPLSLGYGYVWYSTTGDSIIEGDISLNNNTAVKWSALKADSCIHGRFDVENIATHELGHWMYLYHSCDIGATMYCWGDSNETKKRSPSDCDIIAMQSQYPQSAGVPRPQPGCWPVDIDANVDSNPVLGDINRDGTDEIVVAGDDGRVHVLTGRGEELYGWPKQAGNCIDGSPALGDIDSDGWLEIVVGSYSDSVYAFRHDGSLVSNWPRGTNWYVRSTPAIADLDKDGGLDVICASTDSCVYAWRANGNLISGWPVKLGGNMQLAGPAVADLDGDDSLEVVISGYDYKVYALKPHGANMSPSMWPVSTGRKVYDRVAIGDIDADNHYEVVATSAHDSVYAWNHDGSKCSGWPVYVPVWVDYSAPSLGDIDGDGAPEIVFGSEGDSLYAFNGNGSRVTGWPGYVDGYVRGSAVIVDIDSDNAYEVVAVTDKGKIYAFNGNGTTVNGWPKTYPESGYYRTPAIGETNGDNELDMVVGSTYPGKLYAFSLGSVPANNTYEWRMYGHDWNRTSRHGYAPSTPIPIVFSDMFADLDHWELFGHGGSHVGLSSIYYSPPYSMEMVGSPASGDFASAYSEFIDVDFTKPYSIKFYFTYDNFSTANWIVFGHARLRLLSPTAPVLMDRAGDWSDLASIGPPFYSYCAAGAFTEFEIDVDPSTRIVMLLVNGAPLGTGQYLETLVPSNRAWLEDREYPGEYLTGWYDDFEVRGYPPVVGVGPATPVTPPLVNALYQSYPNPMNPMATVKYSVKESGRITLRIYDVAGRVVRRLLDEEKPASPTLYSVVWDGTDDSGRRVASGVYFCELEAKNFISAKKIVVLR, from the coding sequence ATGATTAGTCGTGCCGGTCTTGCGCTCATACTAGGTTGCTTGGCGCTCCTGATGCTCGTGGGCCAGCCGGAAATCGATCCCGCAATGGCACTCCAGTGCCCACTCGACAGCTGCAACACGGGCTGCACCCTTACATATTGGGCCACCTCCGCGCCCGATCGCTGGTACGAAAGCCAGATGCCCATCAGCTACTACGTCAACGAGAACGGGGCCGCTGATTGCACGGGAGACGAGTTCGCCGCCGTCAAAAGGGCCACGACGAACTGGGAACAAGTGATCGGGAGTTACTGGACGACGTGCTACGGCGGCACGACGAGCAGGCATTCGAACGCGGACCACGCTCAGCCCGCGCGTGACACGGTCAACGTCATCTCCTGGGAAGATTTGGGCGGCGGTTTGCCTCTTTCATTGGGCTATGGATATGTGTGGTACAGCACAACCGGAGACTCGATTATCGAGGGCGATATTTCGCTCAACAACAATACCGCCGTCAAGTGGTCTGCGCTGAAGGCCGATTCGTGCATTCACGGAAGATTCGACGTCGAAAACATCGCCACGCACGAGTTGGGTCACTGGATGTATCTCTACCACTCCTGTGATATCGGAGCCACGATGTACTGCTGGGGCGACTCCAACGAGACTAAAAAGAGGAGCCCGAGCGACTGCGACATCATAGCCATGCAGTCCCAGTACCCGCAGAGCGCCGGTGTGCCCAGGCCTCAGCCCGGCTGTTGGCCGGTGGATATTGATGCGAACGTTGATTCGAATCCGGTGCTCGGTGACATCAACAGAGACGGAACAGACGAAATCGTCGTGGCGGGTGACGACGGCCGCGTGCACGTTCTGACGGGAAGAGGCGAGGAGCTTTACGGCTGGCCAAAGCAGGCAGGCAACTGCATAGACGGCTCGCCGGCCCTCGGAGACATCGATAGCGACGGCTGGCTGGAGATCGTCGTCGGCTCCTACAGTGACAGCGTCTATGCATTCAGGCACGATGGTTCACTCGTGTCCAATTGGCCCCGTGGAACAAATTGGTACGTGAGAAGCACCCCGGCAATCGCCGATTTGGACAAGGATGGCGGCCTCGATGTCATCTGCGCGTCTACGGATTCGTGTGTCTACGCCTGGAGGGCGAACGGGAATCTTATTTCAGGCTGGCCCGTGAAACTTGGCGGAAACATGCAACTTGCGGGACCTGCCGTGGCCGACCTCGATGGAGACGACAGCCTCGAGGTTGTCATTTCCGGCTACGACTACAAGGTGTACGCACTCAAACCTCACGGGGCCAACATGAGCCCATCCATGTGGCCGGTAAGCACGGGCCGCAAGGTGTACGACCGCGTGGCCATAGGGGACATCGACGCTGATAACCATTACGAGGTGGTCGCGACCTCGGCACACGATAGCGTGTACGCATGGAATCACGACGGGAGCAAGTGTTCCGGCTGGCCAGTTTACGTCCCGGTCTGGGTAGACTACTCTGCGCCCAGCCTTGGCGATATCGATGGGGATGGGGCACCAGAAATCGTGTTTGGTTCGGAGGGCGACTCGCTCTATGCCTTCAACGGCAACGGATCGAGGGTGACCGGGTGGCCCGGGTACGTGGATGGATACGTCAGAGGCTCTGCCGTCATCGTTGATATTGACTCTGACAACGCCTACGAAGTCGTCGCGGTAACAGACAAAGGAAAAATATACGCTTTCAACGGCAACGGCACTACGGTCAACGGCTGGCCCAAGACTTATCCGGAGTCGGGGTACTACAGAACTCCTGCCATAGGAGAGACCAACGGAGACAACGAGCTCGACATGGTGGTCGGCAGCACCTATCCGGGCAAGCTCTACGCATTCAGCCTCGGTTCAGTCCCGGCCAACAACACGTACGAGTGGCGTATGTACGGCCACGACTGGAACCGTACTTCGCGCCATGGTTACGCGCCGAGCACGCCGATTCCCATAGTCTTCTCCGACATGTTCGCAGACCTCGACCATTGGGAACTGTTTGGGCACGGAGGTTCTCACGTGGGCCTCTCCTCTATTTACTACAGTCCGCCTTACAGCATGGAGATGGTGGGAAGCCCCGCATCGGGCGACTTCGCGAGCGCCTACTCGGAATTCATCGACGTCGACTTCACGAAGCCGTACTCCATCAAGTTCTACTTCACTTATGACAATTTCAGCACGGCAAACTGGATCGTGTTCGGACATGCCCGGCTGCGCTTGCTGAGCCCGACCGCGCCCGTGTTAATGGACAGGGCCGGAGATTGGTCCGATCTTGCGTCCATCGGCCCGCCATTCTATTCGTATTGTGCCGCAGGGGCCTTTACGGAATTCGAGATCGACGTAGATCCATCGACAAGAATAGTCATGCTCTTGGTCAACGGTGCGCCGCTCGGAACGGGCCAGTATCTGGAGACCCTGGTTCCAAGCAACCGGGCGTGGCTGGAAGACAGAGAGTATCCGGGCGAATACCTCACTGGTTGGTACGACGACTTCGAAGTGCGTGGATACCCACCGGTGGTCGGGGTTGGACCGGCGACTCCGGTCACTCCGCCGCTCGTGAACGCGCTCTATCAAAGTTATCCAAACCCGATGAACCCGATGGCGACAGTCAAGTACTCCGTCAAGGAATCGGGTCGCATCACGCTGCGGATATATGACGTGGCAGGACGGGTCGTAAGGAGACTGCTCGACGAAGAGAAGCCGGCCTCTCCGACGTTGTATTCAGTCGTATGGGATGGCACAGACGATTCGGGGCGGCGGGTGGCGAGTGGCGTATATTTTTGTGAGCTCGAGGCAAAGAACTTTAT